AACCCTTGTTTGATACCATTGATACCTTGCTTGGTTCACTGCGTGTCTATGCCGACATGATGGCCGGCATCACCGTCAATGCAGACAATATGCGAAATGCCGCCCTCAAAGGCTATGCTACCGCAACCGACCTGGCAGATTATCTGGTTCGACGTGGCGTGCCCTTTCGGGATGCCCATGAAGTGGTCGGTTTATCCGTGGCCTATGGTATCAAGCAGAAAAAAGATTTGTCTGAGCTCAGCCTGGCAGAGCTACAACAATTCAGCCCGCACATTGATAACGATGTGTTTGATGTGCTGACGCTCGAAGGCTCTGTTGCCGCCAGAGATCATATTGGCGGCACTGCACCACAGCGGGTTCGGCAGGCAATCGGTCAGGCGCGCCAGGAACTTGCAAATCTATCCAAAGATTAATGCCAACATTAAGCATCTGATCGCCGATTTGTTCACGGTTCAATCAACAAAAAAGCGAGCCAATCAACTGACTGGCTCGCTTCTTATAATGTAAACCGTCTTTACGGAAGCTATCCGTTTAGAAATCCAATGTTGCTGATAGGGTGAGGGTTCGAGGCGTGCCCAACACCAGATAGCCATTGTTTTCAAAACCACCGGCCGAAGCCCAGTAATCGCGATCAAACAGATTGTGTACACGAGCACGTAAGGTCAGCACTTTGCCATTGACCTCAGCTAAATAGCGTGCACCGACATCCAAACGGGTCCAACTCGACAGTTCCAGTTGGTTTGCCGCATCCGCATAACGCGATCCGGTATAAACAACCCGGCCATCCAATGCCAACCCTTGCAGGAACGGTACTTCCCACTCCGCGCCGATATTGGCTTGCCACTCAGGAACACCAATAACATCGTTGCCATCCAGCTGCGGATTACCAGTGTCACGTTGTTCTGCATCCAACCAGGTCACCCCGCCCAGTAATTTAATGGTATCGGTCAACATACCAAAACTGGTGAGCTCAACCCCTTGATGACGATCTTCCCCCGAAGTAGTAAAGACCGGCGCTGCAGGATTGCTGACATCGGTATAAGAGCGGGGTTTATCTGTCGTGAAAAAGCTCAGATTGCCGCCCAACTCGCCGCCATCAAAACGGATACCGACTTCTTTTTGTACCGCCACATAAGGGCTTTGTTGCTGCCCGCCATTGGTAAGGCTGACGGCACTGCCATTAATTGTCGTTGTTTGTGGCGCCGTATCACCTTGGCGCAGGTTTTCAATGTAATTACCATACACAGACCAGCTTGGCGTCAGATTCAACACCACCCCGGCAACCGGCGTATTCTCAGTTTCTTTATAGCGGGTTTCGGTGAACGTATTGTAGGCAAAATTGGTGCTTTCAATCGTTTGCCGGCGGATGCCTACGGTAATTTTCAAGTTGTCATCAAATAGTGACAAGGTGTCACCGATCGCATAACTTTCTAATTCTGTCCGCTGGTTCAATGCCGGCGAACGCAGATCATTACCGATGAAACTGGCGCTACTGAAATCCGGCCGAGCATAATATTGCGGGTTGTAGAGGTTCGTCAGTAACACATTATTGCCATCAAATCCGGCAAAGGCATTTTTGGTTTCCCGCTCAAAGAAAGACGCCGAAATCACCCAGTCATGGCCGATTGCACCGGTTTCAAATGAACCGCGCAAGCCAAGCTCACCGGTATCGATATCATCTTCGCGGGTATTATCAAAACGTTGTGCCCGTGCTGCACCCGTATTGGAGTTTGTGACCGTGATATTGGCCAGCGAGTTTGCCTCATCAGTACGGCGCATACCATAGGCCGCCCAACCGGTAATGCTGTCAGTGAAATCATACTCGCCACGCAAGGTACCAAAAACATCATCCTCATCAGAGTAAGTCCAGGGTTGCGCCCAGTTACTGTCTGAGTCTGGCGCAGATGGAATCGCTGTTACCCCCGGACCGGACAAGGTGACATTAGTGCGGGTTTCATCAAGCTGGTTATCCTGCCAGCCAATATCCGCCGACAACCGTGCCCGATCACCACGCCAATCCAGCCCGACTGAAAACAGGCCTAGCTCTGTTTTTTCATCATCAACCGCCGTACTGCCATCGCGATAGGCTGCGTTTACGCGTACCCCAAACTGTTTTTGTTCACCAAAACGGCGGGCAATATCGGCCGACGCATAACCTTGTTCAAAGTGATCGGTGCCAACGGTAATGCGGTTCAAGTCTTCATTTGGCGCCCGTTTTGGCACAAGATTAATGCTACCGCCAATCCCACCACCACTCGGTGACGCCCCCATCAAAAAGGCTGATGCGCCGCGCAGCACCTCGACCCGTTCAAACAGTTCAGTCGCAATATATTGGCGCGGTAATAACGAATACAGGCCGTTATAGGCAATATCGTCTGATCCCAAAATAAAACCGCGAATAAAGAAGGATTCCTGAAAATTCCCAAAACCGCGCGCCACCCGGACGCCCGGATCATTTTGTAAAACATCCCCAACGCCACGTGCCTGGCGATCCTGAATCAACTCATTGGTATAACTGGTAATGCTAAAAGGCGAATCCATGTAATCCAGATTACCCAAAATACCGGCTCGACCGGCCGTCGCTACCTGACCACCCGGATAGGCTTCTGCCAACCCTTCAGCTGAAGCATCGGCACTGGCTGTCACCGTCATGGTTTCCAATGTTTTACCCGAATCTGACGGGGTTGATTCGGCGGCAAAACTGATACTGGTAACGCCTGCCAAGGCGAGATTAACGAATAATGAAATCGCGGTTTTCCGGGACATTTAAAGATTCCTGAAAGAAAAGTATGGAGACAGTTTAAACGTGCACAACTTAAAAATAAATAATAATGATTACTATTTACGATAAAAAGAGACGGCTGTTGTATAAAAACAACATACAATATTCAGAAAACCGGTTTCGCCACGCAAGTCAAAGCGTGTCTTGATCAAAAGCCATACTTCTCGATTAACGCTACGCTGAGGCACAAGACAGCAAACTCGGCCAAGCCAATACCTCAAGTACACCGTCTGTGCCTGATATTTAGCTATCTAACCAGTAACGCAAAAGATTATTTCGAACCTTCGATAAGCGGTCGTACTGCTCGGTTTTGCCATTGGCATCAAATTCGCCTCGCAGACTTAACTCAAGATCAAACAACATTTCACGCTGTATCGGGTCCCGTATCCGACTGGTCAACCAGCCAACAATAACCAGACGCTCGCCGTCAGTCACCGGATTGACACGATGCAGGTAAGTGGATGGATACAGTACTAACTCTCCTGCTGGCAATTTCCAGGCGCGATCGCCACTGTGATCAGCCAACACCAGCTCACCACCTT
The genomic region above belongs to Methylophaga frappieri and contains:
- a CDS encoding TonB-dependent receptor, translated to MSRKTAISLFVNLALAGVTSISFAAESTPSDSGKTLETMTVTASADASAEGLAEAYPGGQVATAGRAGILGNLDYMDSPFSITSYTNELIQDRQARGVGDVLQNDPGVRVARGFGNFQESFFIRGFILGSDDIAYNGLYSLLPRQYIATELFERVEVLRGASAFLMGASPSGGGIGGSINLVPKRAPNEDLNRITVGTDHFEQGYASADIARRFGEQKQFGVRVNAAYRDGSTAVDDEKTELGLFSVGLDWRGDRARLSADIGWQDNQLDETRTNVTLSGPGVTAIPSAPDSDSNWAQPWTYSDEDDVFGTLRGEYDFTDSITGWAAYGMRRTDEANSLANITVTNSNTGAARAQRFDNTREDDIDTGELGLRGSFETGAIGHDWVISASFFERETKNAFAGFDGNNVLLTNLYNPQYYARPDFSSASFIGNDLRSPALNQRTELESYAIGDTLSLFDDNLKITVGIRRQTIESTNFAYNTFTETRYKETENTPVAGVVLNLTPSWSVYGNYIENLRQGDTAPQTTTINGSAVSLTNGGQQQSPYVAVQKEVGIRFDGGELGGNLSFFTTDKPRSYTDVSNPAAPVFTTSGEDRHQGVELTSFGMLTDTIKLLGGVTWLDAEQRDTGNPQLDGNDVIGVPEWQANIGAEWEVPFLQGLALDGRVVYTGSRYADAANQLELSSWTRLDVGARYLAEVNGKVLTLRARVHNLFDRDYWASAGGFENNGYLVLGTPRTLTLSATLDF